Proteins found in one Oncorhynchus mykiss isolate Arlee chromosome 3, USDA_OmykA_1.1, whole genome shotgun sequence genomic segment:
- the LOC110510950 gene encoding uncharacterized protein LOC110510950 isoform X1, with protein sequence MDPRLRWGIGAEIPYQLPLGANIFIVTGLSPATTYNFSINALNSMGESGYADNNSVHTITSEEWEGAIQEEDPFGEDTRGLSLYQTVIMAVVGGALLLALNWLGCFLCLRWKKRRGQTESKGSVSDGKKSEGNGFTVFTASGSTRYEVRGLVNPAGSSTAGQNQTAAYMGAMLGRAPTTTTPPVTTAPLSTPTPREHKGKMAATTHWRP encoded by the exons ATGGATCCCAGGCTTCGATGGGGGATTGGAGCAGAGATTCCATATCAG CTACCATTGGGAGCAAACATCTTCATTGTGACAGGCCTGTCCCCCGCCACTACATACAACTTTTCTATCAACGCACTCAACTCCATGGGAGAGAGCGGCTATGCAGACAACAACTCAGTACACACCATCACCAGCGAGG AGTGGGAAGGAGCAATCCAGGAAGAAGATCCCTTTGGGGAGG ACACGAGAGGGTTGTCGCTGTATCAGACTGTGATCATGGCGGTGGTTGGTGGggctctgctgctggctctcaaCTGGCTGGGCTGCTTTCTGTGTCTGAGGTGGAAGAAGAGGCGTGGCCAGACAG aGAGTAAAGGCAGTGTTTCAGATGGGAAGAAGAGTGAAGGTAATGG GTTCACTGTGTTCACTGCCAGCGGCTCCACCAGGTACGAGGTCAGAGGGCTGGTGAACCCTGCGGGTTCATCGACAGCGGGTCAGAACCAGACAGCAGCGTATATGGGTGCTATGCTGGG GAGAGCtcccactactactaccccaCCAGTGACTActgcccctctctctacccccaccccgagGGAGCACAAGGGCAAG ATGGCCGCCACTACCCACTGGAGGCCATAG
- the LOC110510950 gene encoding uncharacterized protein LOC110510950 isoform X2: MTNRPIPSQRPKPCPTDRPHAGPTTAKLQDPVMDKSRLVHCVHCQRLHQVRGQRAGEPCGFIDSGSEPDSSVYGCYAGESSHYYYPTSDYCPSLYPHPEGAQGQDGRHYPLEAIGHEYEEVRDWGMYQDMLYQDMLGLSLPLSPSQFDPWLPEQRREWRPPPPSYPQGSGRDMIALQQPIRRKNPVDERCPERSDYDLPFELRGQLV; the protein is encoded by the exons ATGACTAACCGTCCAATCCCCTCTCAGAGGCCTAAACCCTGCCCTACTGACAGACCCCACGCAGGACCCACAACAGCAAAACTACAGGACCCTGTGATGGACAAAAGTCGCCTG GTTCACTGTGTTCACTGCCAGCGGCTCCACCAGGTACGAGGTCAGAGGGCTGGTGAACCCTGCGGGTTCATCGACAGCGGGTCAGAACCAGACAGCAGCGTATATGGGTGCTATGCTGGG GAGAGCtcccactactactaccccaCCAGTGACTActgcccctctctctacccccaccccgagGGAGCACAAGGGCAAG ATGGCCGCCACTACCCACTGGAGGCCATAGGCCATGAGTATGAGGAGGTGAGAGACTGGGGCATGTATCAGGACATGCTGTATCAGGACATGCTGGGGTtgtctctcccactgtctccttCCCAGTTTGACCCCTGGTTACCAGAGCAGAGGCGAGAGTGGAGACCACCCCCACCCAGTTACCCTCAG GGAAGTGGGAGGGACATGATTGCCCTGCAGCAGCCAATCAGAAGGAAGAATCCGGTGGATGAGCGATGCCCAGAGAGAAGCGACTATGATTTACCTTTTGAGCTCAGAGGACAGTTAGTTTAG
- the LOC110510950 gene encoding uncharacterized protein LOC110510950 isoform X4 yields the protein MGESGYADNNSVHTITSEEWEGAIQEEDPFGEDTRGLSLYQTVIMAVVGGALLLALNWLGCFLCLRWKKRRGQTESKGSVSDGKKSEGNGFTVFTASGSTRYEVRGLVNPAGSSTAGQNQTAAYMGAMLGRAPTTTTPPVTTAPLSTPTPREHKGKMAATTHWRP from the exons ATGGGAGAGAGCGGCTATGCAGACAACAACTCAGTACACACCATCACCAGCGAGG AGTGGGAAGGAGCAATCCAGGAAGAAGATCCCTTTGGGGAGG ACACGAGAGGGTTGTCGCTGTATCAGACTGTGATCATGGCGGTGGTTGGTGGggctctgctgctggctctcaaCTGGCTGGGCTGCTTTCTGTGTCTGAGGTGGAAGAAGAGGCGTGGCCAGACAG aGAGTAAAGGCAGTGTTTCAGATGGGAAGAAGAGTGAAGGTAATGG GTTCACTGTGTTCACTGCCAGCGGCTCCACCAGGTACGAGGTCAGAGGGCTGGTGAACCCTGCGGGTTCATCGACAGCGGGTCAGAACCAGACAGCAGCGTATATGGGTGCTATGCTGGG GAGAGCtcccactactactaccccaCCAGTGACTActgcccctctctctacccccaccccgagGGAGCACAAGGGCAAG ATGGCCGCCACTACCCACTGGAGGCCATAG
- the LOC110510950 gene encoding uncharacterized protein LOC110510950 isoform X3, translated as MDKSRLVHCVHCQRLHQVRGQRAGEPCGFIDSGSEPDSSVYGCYAGESSHYYYPTSDYCPSLYPHPEGAQGQDGRHYPLEAIGHEYEEVRDWGMYQDMLYQDMLGLSLPLSPSQFDPWLPEQRREWRPPPPSYPQGSGRDMIALQQPIRRKNPVDERCPERSDYDLPFELRGQLV; from the exons ATGGACAAAAGTCGCCTG GTTCACTGTGTTCACTGCCAGCGGCTCCACCAGGTACGAGGTCAGAGGGCTGGTGAACCCTGCGGGTTCATCGACAGCGGGTCAGAACCAGACAGCAGCGTATATGGGTGCTATGCTGGG GAGAGCtcccactactactaccccaCCAGTGACTActgcccctctctctacccccaccccgagGGAGCACAAGGGCAAG ATGGCCGCCACTACCCACTGGAGGCCATAGGCCATGAGTATGAGGAGGTGAGAGACTGGGGCATGTATCAGGACATGCTGTATCAGGACATGCTGGGGTtgtctctcccactgtctccttCCCAGTTTGACCCCTGGTTACCAGAGCAGAGGCGAGAGTGGAGACCACCCCCACCCAGTTACCCTCAG GGAAGTGGGAGGGACATGATTGCCCTGCAGCAGCCAATCAGAAGGAAGAATCCGGTGGATGAGCGATGCCCAGAGAGAAGCGACTATGATTTACCTTTTGAGCTCAGAGGACAGTTAGTTTAG